One part of the Raphanus sativus cultivar WK10039 unplaced genomic scaffold, ASM80110v3 Scaffold0025, whole genome shotgun sequence genome encodes these proteins:
- the LOC130494405 gene encoding F-box protein PP2-A14 isoform X2 — protein sequence MGAASSSLAGSEAYAGKLCGLEDVPENCITAMFMYMEPPEICILARVNRSFHRASRSDTVWEHKLPLNYKFLVRRILEDQQVGEKDKVISRTKEIYARLCQPNLFDAGTKEAWLDKRSGKMCLAISPKAMKITGFDDRRYWERISSDESSLVKSVPSNMDLIGRLGEVQSGVYSHKMIWIYSLSPASMVVRSSGKCQI from the exons ATGGGGGCAGCTTCATCGAGCCTCGCAGGATCCGAGGCTTACGCTGGAAAGTTATGCGGTCTCGAAGACGTGCCTGAGAACTGTATAACGGCAATGTTCATGTACATGGAGCCACCGGAGATATGCATACTTGCAAGGGTGAATAGGTCATTTCATAGGGCGTCGAGATCCGACACTGTGTGGGAACACAAGCTTCCCCTTAACTACAAGTTTTTGGTCCGAAGAATCCTTGAAGATCAACAAGTAGGAGAAAAAGACAAAGTTATTAGCCGCACGAAAGAGATCTATGCAAGGCTTTGCCAACCAAACCTCTTCGACGCCGGCACAAag GAAGCATGGTTGGACAAGAGAAGTGGGAAAATGTGTTTGGCGATATCACCAAAGGCGATGAAGATAACCGGCTTTGATGATCGCCGATATTGGGAACGTATTTCTTCCGACGAGTCCAG cttggtgaagagcgtaccatcgaacatggatctcataggacggctcggagaggtgcagtcaggcgtgtattctcacaagatg ATTTGGATCTATAGCTTATCTCCGGCAAGTATGGTGGTTAGAAGTAGTGGGAAATGTCAGATTTGA
- the LOC130494405 gene encoding F-box protein PP2-A14 isoform X1, with amino-acid sequence MGAASSSLAGSEAYAGKLCGLEDVPENCITAMFMYMEPPEICILARVNRSFHRASRSDTVWEHKLPLNYKFLVRRILEDQQVGEKDKVISRTKEIYARLCQPNLFDAGTKEAWLDKRSGKMCLAISPKAMKITGFDDRRYWERISSDESRFGSIAYLRQVWWLEVVGNVRFEFAPGKYSIFFKIHLGKPLKKCGRKTCNLDQVHGWDIKPVRFQLSTSDGQDAMSERHLDEPGRWFYHHVGDFVVENQNSPVWVKFSMLQIDCTHTKGGLCLDYVIICPFEYRGKYT; translated from the exons ATGGGGGCAGCTTCATCGAGCCTCGCAGGATCCGAGGCTTACGCTGGAAAGTTATGCGGTCTCGAAGACGTGCCTGAGAACTGTATAACGGCAATGTTCATGTACATGGAGCCACCGGAGATATGCATACTTGCAAGGGTGAATAGGTCATTTCATAGGGCGTCGAGATCCGACACTGTGTGGGAACACAAGCTTCCCCTTAACTACAAGTTTTTGGTCCGAAGAATCCTTGAAGATCAACAAGTAGGAGAAAAAGACAAAGTTATTAGCCGCACGAAAGAGATCTATGCAAGGCTTTGCCAACCAAACCTCTTCGACGCCGGCACAAag GAAGCATGGTTGGACAAGAGAAGTGGGAAAATGTGTTTGGCGATATCACCAAAGGCGATGAAGATAACCGGCTTTGATGATCGCCGATATTGGGAACGTATTTCTTCCGACGAGTCCAG ATTTGGATCTATAGCTTATCTCCGGCAAGTATGGTGGTTAGAAGTAGTGGGAAATGTCAGATTTGAATTTGCACCAGGAAAATACAGTATATTTTTCAAGATACATTTAGGCAAACCTTTGAAAAAGTGCGGGAGAAAAACATGTAACCTAGACCAAGTGCATGGTTGGGATATCAAACCAGTGAGGTTTCAACTGTCTACATCGGACGGCCAAGATGCGATGTCTGAACGACATCTGGATGAACCAGGGAGGTGGTTTTATCATCACGTAGGTGATTTTGTCGTAGAGAATCAGAACTCACCAGTTTGGGTCAAATTCTCTATGCTCCAGATAGACTGTACACATACCAAAGGTGGTCTATGTTTAGATTATGTGATTATATGTCCATTTGAGTATAGAGGGAAATACACATAA
- the LOC108848048 gene encoding protein COFACTOR ASSEMBLY OF COMPLEX C SUBUNIT B CCB2, chloroplastic, protein MSVRICNFPSHPSFLLQPRSQSQTAARSTRIFARTENESSRSDQQQLNLSVLRFTFGIPGLDESYLPRWIGYGFGSLILLNHFSASPPISESQLRSEALGLSLAAFSTALPYFGKFLKGTEVEKRSLPEEGEQVFVISSSIGDSLKEDLAWSTYVLLRNTSTVAVMISIQGELCVRGYWNCPGQMSKAQLHDWFKRKTDEIGLADVKETLYFPQYAGSGLSWDVLPDGTRSVFVQPLLRNVNESEKVDGFLMVASTAGYAYSDKDRAWIGAMADKFRG, encoded by the exons atgagtGTTCGAATTTGCAACTTCCCGTCCCATCCAAGCTTCTTGCTGCAACCCCGCTCCCAATCCCAAACCGCCGCGAGGTCTACACGTATCTTCGCTCGTACGGAGAATGAGTCATCGCGGTCCGATCAGCAACAGCTCAATCTCTCCGTCCTCCGCTTCACTTTCG ggATTCCTGGTCTAGACGAATCTTATCTACCGAGGTGGATCGGGTACGGATTCGGATCGCTTATTCTCCTCAATCACTTCTCAGCTTCACCTCCAATCAGCGAATCGCAGCTG AGATCAGAGGCTTTAGGGTTATCACTTGCTGCCTTCTCAACAGCTTTACCTTACTTTGGCAAGTTCCTCAAG GGTACTGaagtggagaagagaagcttACCTGAAGAGGGAGAGCAGGTTTTTGTGATATCATCAAGTATTGGAGACTCTTTGAAGGAGGATTTGGCTTGGTCAACTTATGTTTTGTTGAGGAATACAAGTACCGTAGCTGTG ATGATATCGATTCAAGGTGAGCTTTGCGTTCGTGGGTACTGGAACTGCCCTGGTCAAATGTCAAAGGCTCAACTACACGACTGGTTCAAGAGAAAGACTGATGAGATAGGCCTGGCTGATGTTAAGGAGACTCTTTATTTCCCTCAGTATGCAG GTTCTGGATTGTCGTGGGATGTTCTTCCTGATGGGACGCGTTCTGTTTTTGTGCAACCTCTGCTACGAAATGTAAATGAATCGGAGAAAGTGGATGGGTTTTTGATGGTGGCTTCTACTGCTGGATATGCATATAGCGATAAAGATAGAGCCTGGATTGGAGCCATGGCTGATAAATTCAGAGGTTAG